One window of Campylobacter sp. RM12651 genomic DNA carries:
- a CDS encoding PrpF domain-containing protein, protein MKKFKCSIYRGGTSKAACFYEKDMPARVKWGEFLADVMGTATKQIDGIGGAASVTSKVAIVDIKNNELTYTFAQVNIDKEMVDFNSNCGNISSCVGAFAYDLGLIDLNDSKMYEKIIIKDECDLENKIICVRILNTNTNKYLKARFKLSDDLKSFEPAGDTKIAGVPNTASEIKLGFINPEGSMNKGLLPTNSAKQVVNTSFGNIEISIVDAGAALVFMRAKDLLSGNIYDEISQNELDKIEEVRSIASELIGLAKKEEATAKNPSVPKACLVDFVQDYTSTSGAKISKNDINVCVRMMSMQRPHPSIAVTGTVCISMAAKTQGTLINEHLSSFSNELVIAHPSGTITGFIDNDSVSVIRTARCLMQGYVFTRKDY, encoded by the coding sequence ATGAAGAAATTTAAATGTAGTATTTATAGAGGTGGCACATCTAAAGCTGCTTGTTTTTATGAAAAGGATATGCCAGCAAGAGTTAAATGGGGCGAGTTTTTAGCTGATGTTATGGGGACTGCTACAAAGCAAATTGATGGAATTGGTGGTGCTGCGTCAGTAACTTCAAAAGTAGCTATAGTTGATATTAAAAATAATGAATTAACTTATACTTTCGCTCAAGTAAATATTGATAAAGAAATGGTTGATTTTAATAGTAATTGTGGAAATATTAGCTCATGCGTTGGTGCTTTTGCTTATGATTTGGGTTTGATTGATTTAAATGATTCTAAAATGTATGAAAAAATCATTATAAAAGATGAGTGTGATTTAGAAAATAAAATAATTTGCGTTAGGATTTTAAATACCAATACAAATAAATATTTAAAAGCTAGATTCAAATTAAGCGATGATTTAAAAAGTTTTGAACCAGCAGGAGATACTAAAATAGCAGGAGTGCCAAATACAGCTAGTGAAATTAAATTAGGTTTTATTAATCCTGAAGGCTCTATGAATAAAGGATTATTGCCTACAAATTCTGCAAAACAAGTTGTAAATACAAGTTTTGGCAATATTGAAATTAGTATAGTAGATGCTGGAGCAGCGCTTGTGTTTATGAGAGCTAAAGATTTATTAAGTGGCAATATATATGATGAAATTTCTCAAAACGAGCTTGATAAAATTGAAGAAGTAAGAAGTATAGCAAGTGAGCTAATTGGCTTAGCAAAAAAAGAAGAAGCAACAGCAAAAAATCCATCAGTGCCTAAAGCTTGTTTGGTTGATTTTGTGCAAGATTACACTAGCACAAGTGGTGCTAAAATATCAAAAAATGATATAAATGTATGCGTTAGAATGATGAGTATGCAACGCCCACACCCATCAATTGCAGTCACAGGAACGGTATGTATTTCAATGGCAGCAAAGACACAAGGCACATTAATTAATGAGCATTTAAGTAGCTTTTCTAATGAATTAGTAATAGCTCATCCAAGTGGGACAATTACGGGATTTATTGATAATGATAGCGTGAGTGTTATTAGGACTGCAAGATGCTTAATGCAAGGCTATGTATTTACTAGAAAAGATTATTAA
- a CDS encoding TetR/AcrR family transcriptional regulator, protein MEGKEEIILKVALELFLEKGYENTSLNDIVKVTGGSLATIYKKFENKNNLFLKALKFRAETRLENLKIMISSKANLDLPDFLNVFGNEYCNFFIGEDNAKFLRLVLERTYQDINFKQECAKADKDVIIRFLCEVFEKKIKKEILNEISAYNLANLYCSMIRSNKIFDLIFNSKEIFTQDELSEHVKNVNILFLRALR, encoded by the coding sequence ATGGAAGGAAAAGAAGAAATAATTTTAAAAGTAGCCCTTGAACTATTTTTAGAAAAGGGCTACGAAAATACAAGTTTAAATGATATTGTTAAAGTAACTGGCGGTTCTCTTGCGACGATATATAAAAAATTTGAAAATAAAAATAATTTATTTTTAAAGGCTTTAAAATTTAGGGCAGAAACTAGGTTAGAGAATTTAAAAATTATGATTTCTTCAAAAGCCAACTTGGATTTACCAGATTTTTTAAATGTATTTGGTAATGAATATTGTAATTTTTTTATAGGCGAAGATAATGCAAAATTTTTAAGATTAGTTCTTGAAAGAACTTATCAAGATATTAATTTTAAACAAGAATGTGCAAAAGCAGATAAAGATGTAATAATTAGATTTTTATGTGAAGTATTTGAGAAAAAAATCAAAAAAGAAATTCTAAATGAAATAAGTGCTTATAATTTAGCTAATTTATACTGCTCTATGATTAGAAGTAATAAGATTTTTGATTTGATTTTTAACTCTAAAGAAATCTTTACACAAGATGAATTAAGTGAGCATGTAAAAAATGTAAATATCTTATTTTTAAGGGCTTTGCGTTAA
- the brnQ gene encoding branched-chain amino acid transport system II carrier protein, which produces MTKIGKKEFYVVALMLFAMFFGAGNFILPPKLGMDAGSNFYLAILFFCVTGVALPVLGVAAVAKAGTLKELASRVNVTFAVIFVAVIYITIGPLVAIPRASTMPYEIMILPFVDNEYNVYYLAFYSFIYFALNYYICLNPSTMLDTLGKYLTPILLILIAVFFICTLIYSEVNVSIPNQNYTTHPVATAFVEGYQTMDALAALVFGISVVGALKSLGVTNKHQLSLLTIKAGLFSGIILMIVYFALGYLGYVYGNTFKDASNGAILLSLISDDLFGSFGRFILGFTALLACLTTTIGLIGSSASYFSSVTKISYKNWVIIWVVASFVLSIQGLTQILKVSVPILIAIYPIAIVLIILSLINNLINESKIIYRFSVYTAAFIGILNAIDSSILNINDEKILSYLGIAKYLEMLPFYSSMLGWVIPVIVMFILGYIINAFSKKDDF; this is translated from the coding sequence ATGACAAAAATAGGAAAAAAAGAATTTTATGTAGTAGCATTAATGCTGTTTGCTATGTTTTTTGGTGCTGGGAATTTTATTTTGCCACCAAAACTAGGAATGGATGCGGGGAGTAATTTTTATTTAGCGATTTTGTTTTTTTGTGTAACAGGTGTTGCTTTACCTGTTTTAGGCGTTGCTGCAGTTGCTAAAGCAGGAACATTAAAAGAATTAGCAAGTAGAGTAAATGTAACATTTGCAGTAATTTTTGTAGCAGTTATTTATATTACCATAGGGCCTTTAGTAGCAATTCCAAGAGCTAGCACTATGCCTTATGAAATAATGATTTTACCTTTTGTTGATAATGAATATAATGTATATTATTTAGCTTTTTATAGTTTTATATATTTTGCACTTAATTATTATATATGCTTAAATCCTAGCACTATGTTAGATACATTAGGCAAGTATTTAACACCGATTTTACTTATTTTAATAGCAGTATTTTTTATATGCACTTTAATTTATTCAGAAGTAAATGTTAGCATTCCTAATCAAAATTACACTACCCACCCAGTAGCAACAGCATTTGTAGAAGGCTATCAGACTATGGATGCGCTTGCTGCTTTAGTATTTGGGATTAGTGTTGTTGGGGCTTTAAAATCATTAGGAGTTACTAATAAACATCAATTATCATTACTTACTATAAAAGCAGGATTATTTTCTGGAATTATTTTAATGATAGTTTATTTTGCTTTAGGGTATTTAGGCTATGTTTATGGTAATACCTTTAAAGACGCTAGTAATGGGGCTATTTTATTATCATTAATTAGTGATGATTTATTTGGTAGTTTTGGTAGATTTATTTTAGGATTTACAGCTTTACTTGCTTGTCTTACTACTACGATTGGTTTGATTGGCTCAAGTGCTAGCTATTTTAGTAGTGTTACTAAGATTTCTTATAAAAATTGGGTTATTATTTGGGTAGTTGCTAGTTTTGTTTTATCAATTCAAGGTTTAACGCAGATTTTAAAAGTAAGCGTTCCTATATTAATAGCGATTTATCCAATAGCTATAGTTTTAATAATTTTATCTTTAATAAATAATTTAATAAATGAGAGCAAAATCATTTATAGATTTAGCGTTTATACTGCGGCTTTTATAGGAATTTTAAACGCAATTGATAGCTCAATTTTAAACATAAATGATGAAAAAATATTATCTTATTTAGGTATAGCTAAATATTTAGAAATGTTGCCATTTTACTCATCTATGCTTGGCTGGGTTATACCTGTGATTGTTATGTTTATATTAGGATATATTATTAATGCCTTTAGTAAAAAAGATGATTTTTAA
- a CDS encoding methylated-DNA--[protein]-cysteine S-methyltransferase, translating into MYIEIIKFKNFIVLIKANDEYLISVDITNLATLKEKPNQITSLVKSELLKYFKGEDFDFTNIKLNLDKFSTFTKEVLNELKNIPYANTITYKELAYRINSKAYRAVGTALSKNPYLIILPCHRVIRSDESLGRFTCEVSNMKEFLNKHEKNNIKSNNF; encoded by the coding sequence ATGTATATTGAAATTATAAAATTTAAAAACTTTATAGTTTTAATAAAAGCTAATGATGAGTATTTGATTTCAGTTGATATTACAAATCTTGCTACTTTAAAAGAAAAACCAAATCAAATAACTTCATTAGTAAAATCTGAACTTTTAAAGTATTTTAAGGGAGAAGATTTTGATTTTACAAATATAAAACTTAATCTTGATAAATTTTCTACTTTTACAAAAGAAGTTTTAAATGAACTTAAAAATATACCTTATGCAAACACTATAACTTATAAAGAATTAGCATATAGAATAAATTCTAAAGCCTATCGTGCAGTAGGAACTGCATTATCAAAAAACCCTTATTTAATAATACTACCTTGCCATAGAGTAATTCGCTCTGATGAAAGTCTAGGAAGATTTACTTGTGAAGTGTCTAATATGAAAGAGTTTTTAAATAAACACGAAAAAAATAATATCAAATCAAATAATTTTTAA
- a CDS encoding UPF0323 family lipoprotein, protein MFKNLNNLTYKASLTAIVAGSLLSACGGEEQQQAKGSFLIIEEYAPKQYRIKDEFPSDETRVVLKELNGNERVLSKAEMDELIKAENAKIEANQSSLTNESIGSNHSLGEVLLSSVAGAIIGSWIGNKLFNNSHFNANKATHYQNPSTYQRSVNSFKSTPSAGASKSSGFFKSQSTSGASSSGSFGS, encoded by the coding sequence ATGTTTAAGAATTTAAATAACTTAACTTACAAAGCGTCTTTAACTGCAATTGTAGCTGGTTCATTATTAAGTGCTTGTGGTGGCGAAGAGCAACAACAAGCTAAAGGCTCATTTTTAATAATAGAAGAATATGCTCCTAAACAATACAGAATTAAAGATGAATTTCCAAGTGATGAAACAAGAGTAGTTCTAAAAGAATTAAATGGAAATGAAAGAGTATTAAGCAAGGCTGAGATGGATGAGCTAATAAAAGCTGAAAATGCAAAAATAGAAGCAAATCAAAGCTCATTAACAAATGAAAGTATTGGTTCAAATCATTCATTAGGCGAAGTTTTGCTAAGCTCTGTAGCAGGTGCAATAATTGGCTCTTGGATAGGCAATAAGTTATTTAATAATTCACATTTTAATGCAAACAAAGCTACGCATTATCAAAACCCAAGCACATATCAAAGAAGTGTAAATAGCTTTAAAAGCACACCTAGTGCAGGAGCTTCAAAAAGTAGTGGATTTTTTAAAAGCCAAAGCACAAGTGGTGCTAGTAGTTCTGGTAGTTTTGGCTCTTAA
- the rpsU gene encoding 30S ribosomal protein S21 — translation MPGIKVHNNESFDEAYRKFKKQTDRNLIVTEVRARRFFEPMTEIRKKQKISARKKMLKRLYMLRHYEAKL, via the coding sequence GTGCCAGGGATTAAAGTTCATAATAACGAATCTTTTGACGAGGCTTATCGCAAATTCAAAAAGCAAACTGATCGTAACCTAATCGTAACAGAAGTTAGAGCAAGACGCTTTTTTGAACCTATGACTGAAATTCGCAAAAAACAAAAAATTTCAGCTAGAAAAAAAATGCTAAAACGCCTATATATGTTAAGACATTACGAAGCAAAGCTTTAA
- a CDS encoding helix-turn-helix domain-containing protein, producing MKLLVKDAAKYLNISKEAIYNRIRRGTLKSIKEDNKTYVLIEPEQNSLAIKDELLEQIKILKLSNEELKKENEELKNKINLPVIIKAKWILIDEYLLRFKKKKREKIKKYLISRLFKSKKIKLENNQVFIRNKKLSKI from the coding sequence ATGAAACTCTTAGTAAAAGACGCCGCAAAATACTTAAATATCAGCAAAGAAGCTATTTATAATAGAATTAGAAGAGGCACTTTAAAATCAATAAAAGAAGATAATAAAACCTATGTTTTAATAGAACCAGAACAAAATAGTTTAGCTATTAAAGATGAGCTATTAGAACAAATAAAAATCTTAAAACTAAGCAACGAAGAATTAAAAAAAGAAAACGAAGAATTAAAAAATAAAATAAATCTACCAGTAATTATAAAAGCAAAATGGATTTTAATAGATGAATATTTATTAAGATTTAAGAAAAAAAAGCGTGAAAAAATAAAAAAATATCTCATATCAAGGCTTTTTAAAAGTAAAAAAATAAAACTAGAAAACAATCAAGTATTTATAAGAAACAAAAAATTATCAAAGATTTAG
- a CDS encoding oxaloacetate decarboxylase — protein sequence MKAKILKEALNSQEILVAPGASCALYARLIELAGFKVVYATGAGMANMQFGFPDIGLVSMNEMLENTKRINDATNLPVIADIDNGYGNALNVYRTAKEFSKNKIAAIQIEDQQLPKRCGHFDGKKLISQDEMCAKIKACKDALEYDTLIIARTDAIAVNGFDDAINRANAYLESGADILFIEAPTSIEQMASLPKLIKAYHIANMVEGGKTPILSNDELQKMGFNIVLYANATLKAAIKGMNDLLNHLKTTGRTDNAEHLMISMKERNRICEFDKWMDIENKFKG from the coding sequence ATGAAAGCAAAAATTTTAAAAGAAGCACTTAATTCACAAGAAATTTTAGTAGCACCAGGAGCTTCTTGTGCTTTATATGCAAGACTTATTGAATTAGCAGGTTTTAAAGTTGTTTATGCTACAGGAGCAGGTATGGCAAATATGCAGTTTGGTTTTCCTGATATAGGACTTGTTAGTATGAATGAAATGTTAGAAAATACAAAGAGAATAAACGATGCTACAAATCTTCCCGTAATAGCAGATATAGATAATGGCTACGGCAATGCTTTAAATGTTTATAGAACAGCAAAAGAATTTAGCAAAAACAAAATAGCAGCAATTCAAATAGAAGACCAGCAACTACCAAAAAGGTGCGGGCATTTTGATGGGAAAAAATTAATATCTCAAGATGAAATGTGTGCGAAAATCAAAGCTTGTAAAGACGCCTTAGAATATGATACTTTAATAATTGCAAGAACAGACGCAATTGCTGTTAATGGTTTTGATGATGCTATTAATAGAGCTAATGCGTATTTAGAAAGTGGAGCTGATATATTATTTATAGAAGCTCCTACTAGCATAGAACAAATGGCAAGTCTTCCTAAATTAATAAAAGCTTATCATATTGCAAATATGGTAGAAGGTGGCAAAACTCCGATATTAAGCAATGATGAATTACAAAAAATGGGCTTTAATATAGTTCTTTATGCAAATGCTACTTTAAAAGCTGCTATTAAAGGTATGAATGATTTATTAAATCATCTAAAAACTACAGGCAGAACAGATAATGCAGAACATTTAATGATTTCTATGAAAGAAAGAAATAGAATATGTGAATTTGATAAGTGGATGGATATAGAAAATAAATTTAAAGGATAA
- the ccoG gene encoding cytochrome c oxidase accessory protein CcoG yields MGNITNYFKKRTTFYVLLTCIVFIIPFIRINGNHLFLLSFDKQKLDLFFISFNTNELYLMPFLLIMMFVFIFFITNLLGRVWCAWGCPQTIFRIIFRDLIQTKLFRIYSGRKNKQNKPRNKIFARIASVIVFYPISLIAASNFLWYFVPPEDFFTYLDHFNEHLLLFGIVLCLSLFITFDITFIKENFCAYICPYARIQSVMFDNDTKSVIYDESRGGIIYKDGEKIIKKPIGGECIACEACVKICPTHIDIRKGMQLDCINCLECADACSNVQARFNRPSLISWSSTKEIKTKEKLKFFRFRTIVYIVVLCAMFIGLVLTAGSKETMLMNINRTTELYTINKDENYVDNAYVILFHNTSKQDHRFYLEILDDDISILKPKKDFRVKAGEKLKQIVILRSELKKVKKHHKHINIRAYALDDDKIFTIKDTIFIYPKEKKWKEKKK; encoded by the coding sequence ATGGGAAATATTACAAATTATTTTAAAAAGCGGACTACATTTTATGTTTTACTTACCTGTATTGTTTTTATTATTCCATTTATTAGAATAAATGGTAATCATTTATTTTTGCTTAGTTTTGATAAACAAAAATTAGATTTATTTTTCATATCTTTTAATACAAACGAGTTGTATTTAATGCCATTTTTATTAATTATGATGTTTGTATTTATTTTTTTTATTACAAATTTACTTGGTAGAGTTTGGTGTGCTTGGGGCTGTCCTCAAACTATATTTAGAATAATTTTTAGAGATTTAATACAAACTAAATTATTTAGAATTTATAGTGGCAGAAAAAATAAACAAAATAAACCAAGAAATAAAATATTTGCAAGAATTGCAAGTGTTATTGTGTTTTATCCAATTAGCTTAATTGCTGCAAGTAATTTTTTATGGTATTTTGTTCCACCTGAAGATTTCTTTACTTATCTTGACCATTTTAATGAACACTTACTTTTATTTGGAATTGTTTTATGCTTATCTTTATTTATAACATTTGATATTACTTTTATTAAAGAGAATTTTTGTGCTTATATTTGTCCTTATGCAAGAATTCAAAGCGTTATGTTTGATAACGACACAAAAAGTGTTATATATGATGAAAGTCGTGGCGGAATTATTTATAAAGATGGAGAAAAAATTATAAAAAAACCAATAGGTGGAGAATGTATAGCTTGTGAAGCCTGTGTAAAAATATGTCCAACTCATATAGATATTAGAAAAGGAATGCAGCTTGATTGTATAAATTGTCTTGAATGTGCTGATGCTTGTTCAAATGTTCAAGCAAGATTTAATAGACCATCATTAATATCTTGGTCTAGCACAAAAGAAATAAAAACTAAAGAAAAACTTAAATTCTTTAGATTTAGAACTATTGTTTATATAGTTGTATTGTGTGCTATGTTTATTGGGTTAGTTTTAACGGCTGGTAGCAAAGAAACTATGCTTATGAATATAAATAGAACTACTGAATTATATACAATAAATAAAGATGAAAATTATGTTGATAATGCCTATGTTATATTATTTCACAATACTAGCAAGCAAGACCATAGATTTTATTTAGAAATATTAGATGATGATATTAGTATTTTAAAACCTAAAAAAGATTTTAGAGTTAAAGCTGGTGAGAAATTAAAACAAATTGTTATTTTAAGAAGTGAGCTTAAGAAAGTTAAAAAACATCATAAGCATATTAATATAAGAGCTTATGCCTTAGATGATGATAAAATATTTACCATAAAGGATACAATATTTATATATCCTAAGGAGAAAAAATGGAAGGAAAAGAAGAAATAA
- a CDS encoding PrpF domain-containing protein has protein sequence MKIKCSVYRGGTSRGLIFNANDLPKDKSTWADIFKKSIDCHNQNAIDGLGGSISSTNKICVVKSVNNKNYDIEWEFFQAGVMKDSIDNKGTCGNLIAAVGAYAINEKLFSFDRFASNVCVRIYNTNIQKIIEFKAKIKDGEFVEKGSSIMQGVFGGCELADVFIKNAGAEQTGLKYPLGKISNFNGYRATLLDLINPFLYVDAREFDLDFNLNYNDFSALKAIEDLNKLRDFYAIKLGFAKDENDLENNQAIPKIAALFKSDNKSEFDIGIRVLSLRNLHKSSPASGLYNLAVAALENGTLANELSGLTMIQNGIQDVKIKHFLGVVDVSVEIESGKIIGVGLKRSARRIMDGFIYIN, from the coding sequence ATGAAAATTAAATGCAGTGTTTATAGGGGTGGCACGAGTAGGGGGCTAATATTTAACGCAAATGACTTGCCTAAAGATAAAAGCACTTGGGCTGATATATTTAAAAAATCTATTGATTGTCATAACCAAAACGCTATTGATGGGCTAGGTGGTTCTATATCATCAACCAATAAAATATGCGTTGTAAAAAGTGTAAATAATAAAAATTATGATATTGAGTGGGAATTCTTTCAAGCTGGGGTTATGAAAGATAGTATAGATAATAAAGGCACTTGCGGGAATTTAATAGCTGCTGTTGGAGCTTATGCTATTAATGAAAAGTTATTTAGTTTTGATAGGTTTGCAAGCAATGTATGTGTTAGAATTTACAATACAAATATTCAAAAAATTATTGAATTTAAAGCTAAGATTAAAGATGGAGAATTTGTAGAAAAAGGTTCTAGTATTATGCAAGGAGTTTTTGGTGGTTGTGAGCTGGCTGATGTTTTTATTAAAAATGCAGGGGCTGAACAAACAGGACTTAAATATCCATTAGGAAAAATTAGCAATTTTAATGGTTATAGAGCTACTTTACTTGATTTAATAAATCCATTTTTATATGTTGATGCAAGGGAATTTGATTTAGATTTTAATTTAAATTATAATGATTTTAGTGCTTTAAAAGCTATTGAAGATTTAAACAAATTAAGAGATTTTTATGCTATTAAATTAGGTTTTGCTAAAGATGAAAATGATTTAGAAAACAATCAAGCTATACCAAAAATAGCAGCACTTTTTAAATCTGATAATAAAAGTGAATTTGATATAGGAATTAGGGTTTTAAGTCTTAGAAATCTTCATAAAAGCTCGCCTGCTAGTGGATTATATAATTTAGCCGTTGCAGCATTAGAAAATGGCACTTTAGCAAATGAGCTTAGTGGTTTAACTATGATACAAAATGGTATTCAAGATGTAAAAATTAAACATTTTTTAGGCGTAGTAGATGTTAGCGTAGAGATAGAAAGTGGTAAAATCATAGGTGTTGGACTTAAAAGAAGTGCAAGAAGAATAATGGACGGATTTATTTACATTAATTAA